The nucleotide sequence ATCTACCGCAGTTACATCCCCATATATAGATATAGTAAGATTTCTTCCTTCTGTTGATACATCAATTAAAATTGGGAAATCATATGTATTTTTAAACACATAATCAAGACTACCCCAAGCAACAGCAGCATCAAAACCAAGAGGCATATAAGATGTCGGAAGAGAATGATTTCTTCTTTGAGTTGGTAGTATACCAGCCCTAACAACAGCTTGATGAAGAGTACTAGAGGTTTGACAAATACCTCCACCTAAACCTGATTCATAAACATTTCCAACTATTATAGCTGCATCTTTAAATCCTCTTTCTCTAGTTCTTTGTCCAACTGTACTATTAAAACTAAAACTTTCACCTGGTAGAAGTATAGTTCCATTTATAAAATTTGCAGAAAGTTCAACATTTGTAGCTCTCTCATTAGATGAGCTTTTATATGAAGTAGAATAAGATGAGATTTTTCCATTTATCTTACCAAGAACATCTGACGTATATTTAGGATCTACATTTTTTGTATTTAATTTTACACCATTTCGGAATGCCGAAGATGGATCCACATCCTTTATCATTCTTATAAGTACTTCTTTGTCAATTTCAATACCGTCATAACTTTCCTGAATAATTATAGGTTGTCCATCTACTATATATACCTCTGAATTAATAGGATTAACATTAAACTTACTTGATAATTTATCATATAAACTATCGATTTGATCATCAGAAATATCAAATATTTCGCTTAACTTAATATCTATAGTCTTATGTGGATTTAATATATGATTTACTTTTTTAGTATAAGTTAACCCCTCTGAGAAACTAAACGCTTCCTCTATAGCTTTATCATAATCATAAGTTATACCTAATTCATTACCTTGTATGCTTGTACTTTCATCATTTAATTTAAATTCAACACTACCATTAGTCACGCTACCAGAAAATTTTTCTATTAAAAATTCCTTTAAAGCTGATCTACTTAACCCGCTTACATCTACATTATTTATTGTTACTCCTTCATAAACTTTTCCTTCCCAGTCATTTACAATACTTGAAATCTTATAATTTATAAAACTAATAGGAAGAGCAATACTTAAAATAATGAAAATATTAAATATAACCGATAATATACTTTTTTCTAATCGTAAATTTTTATATGTTCTTAGTATTCTATACATCCTTATACTCCTAGATTTTAAATTAATTTACAAATATGTTAGAATCATACCACAAATTAAATTATAATACTATAAAAAAAATACAAACCATAAAATGATTTGTATTAAATATATCTTATATTAATTAATTGAACTTTCTATTATATTGTCTACTAATGATTTAAAATCTAATCCTGCAAGTCTACCCATTTTGGGAAATAGACTTCCTTCTGTCATACCTGGTAAAGTATTTATCTCAAGAAAATATGGAATCCCATCTTTTAAAATAAAATCTATTCTCGAATAAATCCTGCAATTTAAAACATCATAACATTTTTTTGAAATTTCTTTAATCATTCTATCTAAATCTTCCGAAAGCTCTATAGGTTCTTCAATACTTGTATTATCATATTTAGATATATAGTTAAAAAACTCATGATTTTGAGGAATTATTTTAAATATCGGAAGTGCTTCACCATTTAATATCCCACAAGTTATTTCTTGTCCTTCTATGAATTCTTCAATCAATAATTTATCATCATAGCCAAATGACTCTTTCACATTTTTTAATAATTCATCCATAGTTTCACATTTAACGATACCAACGCTAGATCCTCCAAAATTCGGCTTCACAATAATTGGAAAAGTTAAATCTATATTACATAAATCATACTTCTTATCTACAATAATTCCCCTTGGCATTTGTACAGCATAATCACTTAAAACTTTCTTAACTAAATATTTATTCATACATAATGAACTTGTTGAAAAATCAGATCCATTATATTTAATGCCCATAGAATCTAAAATACTTTGAACTTGTCCATCTTCACCAAATTTCCCATGAAGTGCAATAAATACAAAATCTAATCCCTTACATTTGAATATATCCTCTTTTTTATTTAAAAATATTTCCACAACATTATATTTCTCTTCATCAAGTATATTAATTATTTGTTTCCCTGTATTTATAGAAACTTCTCGTTCAGATGATATACCACCATATAAAACACCTAATTTCATTTTTCTACTCATACATGCTCTCCTTAATTATTTTGTTTGTAATACTTACAATATTCTTTTATTTTACATTCTCCACAATTAGGTTTTCTTGATGTACAGCACCTCCTACCATGAAAAATAATTGTATGGTGACAAATTGTCCATAAACTCTCATCAATATTTTTCATAAGTTCTAACTCTGTTTGCTCCGGTGTTTTTGAATTAGCTATACCTATCCTATTAGACACTCTAAACACATGTACATCTACAGCAAAAGCCTGAACCCCAAAACAGTTAGATATAACAACATTTGCCGTTTTACGACCTACACCAGGTAAAGTTATTAATTCATCCCTAGTTTTTGGAACCTCGCCATTAAACTCTTCTTTTAAAATCTTACATAAATTTATGATATTTTTACTCTTCGTTCTATATAACCCAATACATTTTATCTTATCTTTAAGCTTTTCCTCATCTAAGTTCAAAAAATCTTCTAGCTTAGGATATTCTGAAAATAAACTATTTGTAACCTCATTTACTTTTTTATCTGTAGTTTGAGCAGATAAAACTGTAGCTATAAGTAATTGAAATGGACTTTCATATTCAAGTTCACACTTAGCATCAGGGTAACTTTCAATCAATTTATCCACTATAATCTTAAACTTCTTCCTCATATACCCCTCTATACTCTCTGGGAAGCATGCTTGATATCTTACTCATTAATGTATTTATAAACCTTTCTTCAAACTCTTCCTTAGTTTCAGTTTTAATCTTTTCCGGTATATTTATCTTATCCCCAATGCTAACATATACATCTGCATTATTAAAAGTTTCATTATTCATATTACCCTCCTTATCTATTGGCATAAATTTCTCACTTCCATAAATGGCAATAGGGACAATTGGAACTTTACATAGTTTTGCTATTAAATAAATACCTTTTTTCGCTTTTATCATTTTCCCATTACGACTTCGTGTACCTTCTGGGAAAATCAAAATATTATTTCCATTTCTAACATGTTTTACCAAATTAGAAATTGCACTCTTATCAGGAGAAGAAGGAGTTATTTGTATATTTTTTACTATTTTACATCCTAAATTTGTCATCGGGTCTTGTGTTAATTTAACTCCCATTATAAAAGTTACATCTTGATTTTTTAATACCTTATTCAATATAAGCCCATCTGCATTACTCAAATGATTACAAATAAAAATAACAGGTGCCTTTATTACTCTAAGTTTCTCTTCTCCTATAATTCTTAATCTTGCATACTTATTTATGTACCTATCTATACCAAAATTTATTATTTTATTCATAATACTCTCAGGTATTATTTTTTCTAAAAACAATATTATATTTACCAAAATTTTCATAAGAGATATTTTTTTCATTATCTATTCCTCAAAATTATTATATAAAAATAAGTTTTTATAATTATTTAACTCCTCATTATTCTCAAGAGATAAACTGTGCAAAAACTCTTTGTTATTCATATTTCTAATCAAAGAATTCCTTTTTAAAATTTTTTTCCCTCTCCAAGAACATGCGAGTTTCTTAAAATTATTCTTAAAAAAACTATTATCCATATTTACAATATCTTCATCACTTATATTCTCAATGAATTTTAAGGTATCAAATTCATCTATAAAAGAATACTTTATATTTTTATTTTTAATGCATTCATCTTGACATATATCACACCCAAAAATCATGTTATTTAATTTATTCATCTCATACATGCTCAATTTCTTCTGCTGTGTTAAATTGGACACACATAATCTAAAATTCTTGTCAAATAATATTTTATTTGGACACTTATATAAACATTTTTTGCATATGCCACATTCTCTAAATAATGATATGTCATCAAACTTTTTTTTATAATATTCATAAGAATTTTTAACACTTAATTTAGCGTTTGTTATGATTTCTCCTAAAAAAACATACGATCCATATTCACTTGTATAAATCAAACTATTTCTACCAATATGTCCAATGCCGCACAAATAAGCTATATATCTTTCTGGCAAATTATTAGTATCACAAAATAATTTAAATTCATATCCGCTC is from Candidatus Arthromitus sp. SFB-rat-Yit and encodes:
- a CDS encoding epoxyqueuosine reductase yields the protein MDNKLRETLVDYMNFLGILYGFTECRKFIELYDYLKFKSENGDLTEFENRDIDSRINPFLYLENGETIISIAIPYYREYSTYNQKFSKYTQGEDYHKVVLSYLEKIAYFIEMSGYEFKLFCDTNNLPERYIAYLCGIGHIGRNSLIYTSEYGSYVFLGEIITNAKLSVKNSYEYYKKKFDDISLFRECGICKKCLYKCPNKILFDKNFRLCVSNLTQQKKLSMYEMNKLNNMIFGCDICQDECIKNKNIKYSFIDEFDTLKFIENISDEDIVNMDNSFFKNNFKKLACSWRGKKILKRNSLIRNMNNKEFLHSLSLENNEELNNYKNLFLYNNFEE
- the nth gene encoding endonuclease III, with the translated sequence MRKKFKIIVDKLIESYPDAKCELEYESPFQLLIATVLSAQTTDKKVNEVTNSLFSEYPKLEDFLNLDEEKLKDKIKCIGLYRTKSKNIINLCKILKEEFNGEVPKTRDELITLPGVGRKTANVVISNCFGVQAFAVDVHVFRVSNRIGIANSKTPEQTELELMKNIDESLWTICHHTIIFHGRRCCTSRKPNCGECKIKEYCKYYKQNN
- a CDS encoding VanW family protein, with the translated sequence MYRILRTYKNLRLEKSILSVIFNIFIILSIALPISFINYKISSIVNDWEGKVYEGVTINNVDVSGLSRSALKEFLIEKFSGSVTNGSVEFKLNDESTSIQGNELGITYDYDKAIEEAFSFSEGLTYTKKVNHILNPHKTIDIKLSEIFDISDDQIDSLYDKLSSKFNVNPINSEVYIVDGQPIIIQESYDGIEIDKEVLIRMIKDVDPSSAFRNGVKLNTKNVDPKYTSDVLGKINGKISSYSTSYKSSSNERATNVELSANFINGTILLPGESFSFNSTVGQRTRERGFKDAAIIVGNVYESGLGGGICQTSSTLHQAVVRAGILPTQRRNHSLPTSYMPLGFDAAVAWGSLDYVFKNTYDFPILIDVSTEGRNLTISIYGDVTAVDKTYSTVAENQETIAYSTKYVNDNTLAKGTQVVQKNGVNGSKVKVYLVSKEKSTGKTVEKKYVWNDYYAPQDKIIRVGTK
- a CDS encoding D-alanine--D-alanine ligase, which produces MSRKMKLGVLYGGISSEREVSINTGKQIINILDEEKYNVVEIFLNKKEDIFKCKGLDFVFIALHGKFGEDGQVQSILDSMGIKYNGSDFSTSSLCMNKYLVKKVLSDYAVQMPRGIIVDKKYDLCNIDLTFPIIVKPNFGGSSVGIVKCETMDELLKNVKESFGYDDKLLIEEFIEGQEITCGILNGEALPIFKIIPQNHEFFNYISKYDNTSIEEPIELSEDLDRMIKEISKKCYDVLNCRIYSRIDFILKDGIPYFLEINTLPGMTEGSLFPKMGRLAGLDFKSLVDNIIESSIN
- a CDS encoding lysophospholipid acyltransferase family protein encodes the protein MKKISLMKILVNIILFLEKIIPESIMNKIINFGIDRYINKYARLRIIGEEKLRVIKAPVIFICNHLSNADGLILNKVLKNQDVTFIMGVKLTQDPMTNLGCKIVKNIQITPSSPDKSAISNLVKHVRNGNNILIFPEGTRSRNGKMIKAKKGIYLIAKLCKVPIVPIAIYGSEKFMPIDKEGNMNNETFNNADVYVSIGDKINIPEKIKTETKEEFEERFINTLMSKISSMLPREYRGVYEEEV